Genomic DNA from Desulfuromonas sp. TF:
GGTCATCGGCCTGTACTACCGTGTCATGCCCACCTGGAACCTCCTTTATTTTCCGCTCATGCTGCTTTTCATGGTCGGAGTGAGCGCCGGATTCGGCATGTGGCTCTCCGCCATGGCCATCCGCTTTCGGGATGTGAAACTGGCCATGCCCTTCTGCATCCGGATGTTCATGTACTCGGCGCCCATTGTCTACTCGGCATCTTCCATCCCGGAAACCTACCGCTTCATCTATTCCCTGAATCCCGCGGTGGGGGTTATCGAAGGATTCCGGGCCACATTTCTGGGAACTCCCATGCCCTGGCCCTACGTCTTGCCCGGGCTCGTCACCGGCATGCTCGTGCTGGTGAGCGGCGCCCTGTATTTCAAGAAAATGGAGCGGGTTTTCGCGGATGTCATCTAACGGATCGGAGTGATTTCTGCAAATGAACGATAAAGGTTCAGCCATAGCCGTCGACAACCTGAGCAAGCACTACCGCATCGGCCTGAAGGAGGAAATCCATGACAGCCTCGGCGTCGCCCTGCTCGATTTCATCAAGAGGCCGCTGAAGAACTATCGAAAATACCGCTCCCTATACCGCTTCGACGATCTGAATCCGGAAAATAACGGGAAAGATGATCCGGCCGATGTGCTCTGGGCTCTTCGGGAAATCTCCTTCAGTGTGGCGCAGGGAGAGGTTCTGGGGATTATCGGGCGCAACGGCGCCGGCAAGTCCACCCTGCTCAAGATTCTCGCCCGGATTACCGAGCCGAGCACCGGGCGGGCGGAAATTCGCGGCAAAGTTTCCAGTCTCCTGGAGGTGGGAACGGGTTTTCATCCCGAACTCACCGGCCGGGACAATGTCTATCTCAACGGCACCATCCTCGGCATGAAGAAAAGGGAGGTGGACCGCAAATTCGACGAAATCGTCGACTTCTCCGGAGTGGAGAAATTCATCGACACGCCGGTCAAGCGATACTCCAGCGGCATGAAGGTCCGACTGGCATTTTCCGTCGCCGCCTTCCTGGAACCGGATATCCTGATCATCGACGAGGTGCTTGCCGTCGGGGACGCGGACTTTCAGCGCAAATGCCTGGATACCATGAAGGAGGTCGGCAGTTCCGGCCGCACCGTCCTTTTCGTCTCGCACAACATGCCGGCGGTAACCCGCCTCTGCGAACGGACCATCCTGCTGGAAGACGGCAGGATAACGGCCGACGGGCCCTCCGGCGAGGTGGTTACCCGACATCTGAGATCGGGGAATGACTCGATGGCCATCCGCGAATGGCCCGACCCCGAAAAGGCTCCAGGCGGTCCGGTGGCCCGGCTGCGGGCCGTGCGGGTCAGGGCGAAGGACGGCCGCATCAGCCAGTCCCTTGACATCCGTCAGCCTTTCCAGATCGAGATGGAGTATGACGTCGTGAAGGGGGGGCGCGTTCTTCTGCCCCACTTCGGAATTGTCAACGAGCACGGTGAAGCGGTGTTCGTCACCGTCGACCAGGACGCTCAATGGCGGCAGCGCCCGCGACCTGAAGGATCGTATGTGAGTTCCGTCTGGATTCCCGGAAACCTGCTGGCCGAGGGGATGCTCTTCGTCAATTGTCACCTTTTAACGCTTTTCCCCGAAACACTGCAATTTTCCGAATTCAACGCCGTCACCTTCCAGGTCGTCGACAGCCTCGAAGGTGACTCGGCGCGGGGCGATTACGCCAAGAACATGCCGGGGGTTGTAAGGCCTTTGCTGGAGTGGAATACCGAATATGTCCCGTGGGAAGACAGTCTCGGCTACAGGGAAGGGATGCGAAAATGAAAATCGAAAATTTGAAATCGGACAGGAACGGCAGCCGCGCCCGAGTTTCCGCAACGGTGAAATGGGAAGACTGCCCCCGGGAGGACTACGAACTCTATTTCGACACCGAAGAAGCTTTCGCGGAGGACCTGACGAGCAACCCCAACGCCTTCCTGATCGCCGGGGCGATTCCGGCCCTGCATTACGGCGAAAAGAGGGTTTTCATCGACGCCGAGGTCTGCCCGGACCTGCGGGACGGCCTCAATGTGGCCATGGGATGGCTCAGCCACTGGTACGGCCAGCCGCGGCCGCTCCTCGAGGACAAGGGATCGATCCTGGCGAAAAGAGAGCGCCCGGCGGAGCGGGCGGGATTTTTCTTCTCCGGGGGAATCGACTCCTTTGCGACCCTCCGCCGCAACCGCCTCACCTTTCCGCCGGACCATCCCCGGTATATCAGGGACGGAATTCTGATATTCGGTCTTGAGCAGGATATCCCGGAGATCTTTGAACTAGTCAGGGAGTCGCTTTCTGAAGCGGCCAGGGAAGTCGATATCAATCTCATTCCCGTCTACACCAACCTTTACCTCCCCTTCCGCGAGGAAGATTCGCAACATCACTGGGATCTCTGGCAGTATCGGTTCATGGGAGGCGCCCTCGCTTCGGTGGCACATGCCTTTGCCAAGCGTTTCAACACCGTCTCGATCTCACCCGATTTCGACATCCCCAATTTTCACCCGAACGGTTCCCATCCGCTGCTCGAGCCGAACTACAGCAGCATGGACCTGCGCATCCGTTATGACGGAACGGATCTTTCCCGTTTCGATCGGACCAGACTCATCGCTGACTGGGGACCGGCCCTGTCCCATCTGCGGGTCTGCAATCAGTTCAAGCAGTACGAGCAGGAAAGGTTCAACTGCGGCAAATGCGAAAAGTGCATCAGGACCATGCTCGCCTTCGTCGCTCTGGGAGTGCTGGACAAGTCACGATCTTTCCAGGCCGATGATGTTACCGAGGAAATGATGTCAAAAATCTCCATCGAACGGATGACTTTCTTCTATCATGAACTGATCGAGCCGCTAAGGGAGAACGGCCGCCCTGACCTGGCCGCCGCAATCGAAGAGAAGCTGCGGAATCCGGGAAAGGGACACAAGAAATCCTCCCTTAAATCGAAGATCAAGGACCTGGACGCACGCTACTTCCATGGAGAGATCAGCCGATTCGTCAAGAAGTAGCAAAGGTCTTGCTTCAGCTCCCAAACCGAATCGGCAGTCATTATTCCCGGATAAGGAAATCTCATGATTTTCGATGCGCGTACATTACCGGACGGACAGACGATCGAGGCCGATATCTGCATCGTCGGCGCCGGGGTGGCCGGTATCGCCCTGGCCCGGGAATTCATCGGCGGGAAAGTCAGGGTATGTCTGCTGGAGAGTGGAGGATTCCAGCCCGACAAAGCGACCCAGTCGCTGTACTGGGGGAAGAACGTCGGCCATCCCTACTATCCCCTGGACACGTCGCGCGCCCGCTTTTTCGGCGGCACCAGCCATTTCTGGCATATCCCCCTGGGGGAGAGACGCCTCGGGGGGGTGCGGCTGCGTCCCCTTGATCCCATCGATTTCGAAACTCGTGACTGGGTCCCCTACAGCGGCTGGCCTTTTTCCAGAAGCCAGCTCGATCCCTACTATGAGCGCGCCCTGGACATCTGCCGTATCGGTCCCGACACTTTCGAGGTCGGGGACTGGGAAAATCCGACGCAAACCCAGCGGCTTCCCCTGGACGGTCAGCGGGTGGAAACAACCATTTTCCAGTTCGGCGTGCGCGATCCATTCTTCACGGATTACCGCGCGGAGATAGAACAAAGCGAAAACGTCTCCGCCTACCTGTACTCCAACGTCCTCGAGGTTGAAACCGACGAAGCGGGCAGGACCGTCACCGGCATTCGTGCGGCAACCCTGGACGGCAAGAATTTCCAGACCAGGGCAGGGATTTACGTCCTGGCCCTCGGGGGAATAGAAACTCCTCGCCTGATGCTTCTTTCCAATCGCGTCCAGAGCGCCGGGCTCGGCAATGAGCACGACCTGGTCGGGCGATTCTTCATGGAGCATCCCCATCTATGGTCGGGAATCTTCGTCCCCACCGATCCCGGGCTCTTCGATGCTACGGGTCTTTATCGGATCCACGAAGCCAAGGGAAGGGCGATCATGGGGAAGCTGACTCTTTCCGAGGAAGTGGTGCGTCGAGAACGGCTGCTCAACTACTGCGCATCCCTGCACCCCAAGCATCTCCCCGATCCGCGCTTCCAATCGCGAGCTTCGAAAGGAGTCGATTCCCTCAACGCATTCCGATCCGCCCTGGGACACGGAGAGCTGCCGGAAGGGGCCGGAGAACATCTGTCCAACATGCTGGGCAATTTTCCGGAAATCGCCCAGCACGTCTACCGCAAGATCCGCCGGAGAGGAAAAATCAAGGTCTTTCGCCTCAATACGATGGCCGAGCAGATACCCAACCCCGAAAGCCGGGTCAGCCTGATGACGGAACGAGATCCTTTGGGCCAGAATCGGGCGCAGTTGAACTGGCAGCCTACAACGGCCGACATGCGCAGCATCATCCGTTCGCAGGAGATCATCGGCGAGGAGCTGCGCCGGTCCGGCCTTGGGGAGCTTTATATCGAACTCGAAGACGACGCCCCACCCCCTCACCTGCACGGCGGATGGCATCATATGGGGACCACCCGCATGCACACCGACCCGAAAAAGGGGGTTGTCGACGAAAACAGCCGGGTCCATGGTCTGGCAAACCTGTTCATCGCCGGTCCCTCGGTCTTTCCGACGAGCGGCTATGCCAACCCGGTACTTACTTTTCTGGCCCTCACCGTCCGACTGGCCGATCGCGTCAAAAAACTACTCGGCTGAGGGAGCTTATCCCGGGAGAAAAATCCGATGGCACGCTGGGGAATGGTGATCGATTTAAGCAGGTGTTTCGGATGCCGCTCCTGCGCCCTGGCCTGCCACGCGGTCAACCGGATCCCTATTGACGCCTGGCGGCGGGTCGACGATTGCGGGCTGAGCGAAAAACCCCAGCGACAACGGTTCTTCCTTCCCCAGAGCTGTAACCACTGCGACTCTCCTCCCTGCCTTGACGTTTGTCCCACCCGGGCCACCCACCGGCGGCCCGACGGCATTATCGACATCGATCCGAAACGCTGCCTCGGCTGCGGCTACTGCATCGTCGCCTGTCCCTATAGGGCCAGGACCCTTATCTCCCGCAACTCCGCCGTCGAAACCGAGGCCAGCTTGCCGGCGCCGTCCGCCGGCAAAAGCGCCACCCCATCCGTCGGCATCTGCACCAAATGCCATTTCTGCCTGCCCCGGCTGGAGAAGGGGCTGGAGCAAGGGCTGCGGCCGGGAATCGATGCCGAGGCGACGCCGGCCTGCGTCGTCGAATGCAGCGCCAAGGCCCTCTGTTTCGGAGATCTGGATGATCCTGAGAGTCCGGTGTCCCGCCTGCTGCAGGGAAACCGGGCGATCCGGCTCCAAAATTCATTGGGGACCGTCCCGGCAGTCTTCTACCTCCTACCGGACGGGTGGA
This window encodes:
- a CDS encoding ABC transporter ATP-binding protein, coding for MNDKGSAIAVDNLSKHYRIGLKEEIHDSLGVALLDFIKRPLKNYRKYRSLYRFDDLNPENNGKDDPADVLWALREISFSVAQGEVLGIIGRNGAGKSTLLKILARITEPSTGRAEIRGKVSSLLEVGTGFHPELTGRDNVYLNGTILGMKKREVDRKFDEIVDFSGVEKFIDTPVKRYSSGMKVRLAFSVAAFLEPDILIIDEVLAVGDADFQRKCLDTMKEVGSSGRTVLFVSHNMPAVTRLCERTILLEDGRITADGPSGEVVTRHLRSGNDSMAIREWPDPEKAPGGPVARLRAVRVRAKDGRISQSLDIRQPFQIEMEYDVVKGGRVLLPHFGIVNEHGEAVFVTVDQDAQWRQRPRPEGSYVSSVWIPGNLLAEGMLFVNCHLLTLFPETLQFSEFNAVTFQVVDSLEGDSARGDYAKNMPGVVRPLLEWNTEYVPWEDSLGYREGMRK
- a CDS encoding GMC oxidoreductase, with amino-acid sequence MIFDARTLPDGQTIEADICIVGAGVAGIALAREFIGGKVRVCLLESGGFQPDKATQSLYWGKNVGHPYYPLDTSRARFFGGTSHFWHIPLGERRLGGVRLRPLDPIDFETRDWVPYSGWPFSRSQLDPYYERALDICRIGPDTFEVGDWENPTQTQRLPLDGQRVETTIFQFGVRDPFFTDYRAEIEQSENVSAYLYSNVLEVETDEAGRTVTGIRAATLDGKNFQTRAGIYVLALGGIETPRLMLLSNRVQSAGLGNEHDLVGRFFMEHPHLWSGIFVPTDPGLFDATGLYRIHEAKGRAIMGKLTLSEEVVRRERLLNYCASLHPKHLPDPRFQSRASKGVDSLNAFRSALGHGELPEGAGEHLSNMLGNFPEIAQHVYRKIRRRGKIKVFRLNTMAEQIPNPESRVSLMTERDPLGQNRAQLNWQPTTADMRSIIRSQEIIGEELRRSGLGELYIELEDDAPPPHLHGGWHHMGTTRMHTDPKKGVVDENSRVHGLANLFIAGPSVFPTSGYANPVLTFLALTVRLADRVKKLLG
- a CDS encoding 4Fe-4S dicluster domain-containing protein, whose translation is MARWGMVIDLSRCFGCRSCALACHAVNRIPIDAWRRVDDCGLSEKPQRQRFFLPQSCNHCDSPPCLDVCPTRATHRRPDGIIDIDPKRCLGCGYCIVACPYRARTLISRNSAVETEASLPAPSAGKSATPSVGICTKCHFCLPRLEKGLEQGLRPGIDAEATPACVVECSAKALCFGDLDDPESPVSRLLQGNRAIRLQNSLGTVPAVFYLLPDGWTGLDAREEEV